From the Manihot esculenta cultivar AM560-2 chromosome 3, M.esculenta_v8, whole genome shotgun sequence genome, one window contains:
- the LOC110612420 gene encoding sugar transport protein 13, producing MPAGGFSAAPAGGVEFEAKITPIVIISCIMAATGGLMFGYDVGVSGGVTSMPDFLKKFFPTVYDKTQDPTINSNYCKYDNQGLQLFTSSLYLAGLVATFFASYTTRKLGRRPTMLIAGIFFIIGVVLNTAAQDLAMLIIGRILLGCGVGFANQAVPLFLSEIAPTRIRGGLNILFQLNVTIGIVFANLVNYGTAKIKSGWGWRLSLGLAGIPALLLTFGSLLVSETPNSLIERGRLEEGKAILRKIRGTDKIEPEFLELVEASRIAKEVKHPFRNLMKRRNRPQLVISVALQIFQQLTGINAIMFYAPVLFDTLGFGSDASLYSAVITGAVNVISTVVSIYSVDRVGRRVLLLEAGVQMFVSQVIIAIILGIKVKDHSEDLHRGIAVLVVIMICTFVSGFAWSWGPLGWLIPSETFPLETRSAGQSVTVCVNLLFTFAIAQAFLSMLCHFKYGIFLFFSSWVFVMSFFVFFLVPETKNIPIEEMTERVWKQHWLWKRFMDDNEEGAIEINGQKSQKKGHANGFDPVTQF from the exons ATGCCTGCAGGAGGTTTCTCTGCAGCTCCTGCCGGAGGAGTGGAATTCGAGGCGAAGATTACGCCGATCGTCATCATTTCCTGCATAATGGCTGCCACCGGTGGCCTCATGTTTGGTTACGACGTCGGAGTTTCAG GGGGAGTTACATCGATGCCCGATTTCTTGAAAAAATTCTTCCCAACTGTGTATGACAAGACTCAGGATCCCACAATCAACAGCAACTACTGCAAGTATGATAATCAAGGCTTGCAATTATTCACCTCATCGCTGTACTTGGCTGGCTTAGTAGCAACTTTCTTTGCTTCCTATACCACGAGAAAGCTTGGCAGGAGGCCAACCATGTTGATTGCTGGGATTTTCTTCATTATTGGTGTGGTGCTTAATACTGCAGCTCAAGACCTTGCCATGCTCATCATTGGCAGGATTTTACTCGGCTGTGGAGTTGGTTTTGCTAATCAG GCGGTGCCTCTATTTCTATCTGAGATAGCACCCACAAGAATCCGTGGAGGCCTAAACATACTCTTCCAGCTTAACGTCACCATCGGCATAGTTTTTGCTAACCTTGTCAATTACGGGACTGCAAA AATTAAATCGGGATGGGGCTGGAGATTATCATTGGGATTGGCTGGCATTCCTGCACTTCTATTGACTTTCGGGTCTCTCCTGGTGTCAGAAACTCCTAACAGCCTCATTGAGCGTGGCCGTTTGGAAGAAGGAAAAGCCATTCTCAGAAAGATTCGGGGCACAGACAAGATTGAACCAGAGTTCCTGGAGCTTGTTGAGGCCAGCCGTATAGCAAAAGAAGTGAAACATCCCTTCAGGAATCTCATGAAGAGGAGGAACCGGCCCCAGCTGGTTATATCAGTAGCCTTGCAG ATCTTCCAGCAGCTCACAGGCATCAATGCAATCATGTTCTACGCTCCTGTCTTGTTTGACACTCTAGGATTTGGCAGCGATGCTTCCCTATATTCAGCTGTTATAACAGGTGCAGTGAATGTTATTTCTACTGTTGTATCCATCTACTCGGTGGACAGAGTAGGACGTCGAGTGCTGTTATTGGAAGCTGGAGTCCAAATGTTTGTCTCTCAAGTAATAATAGCAATAATCCTAGGCATCAAGGTTAAAGACCATTCTGAAGACCTTCATCGTGGAATTGCAGTGTTAGTGGTTATTATGATTTGCACATTTGTTTCTGGATTTGCCTGGTCATGGGGACCTCTTGGATGGCTAATCCCCAGTGAAACATTCCCATTGGAGACCCGCTCAGCTGGTCAGAGTGTTACTGTTTGTGTGAACTTGCTCTTCACTTTTGCTATAGCACAGGCCTTTCTCTCCATGCTCTGCCATTTCAAATATGGCATCTTCTTGTTCTTCTCTAGCTGGGTCTTTGTCATGTCATTTTTCGTGTTTTTCCTCGTCCCGGAGACCAAAAATATACCCATTGAAGAGATGACGGAGAGAGTGTGGAAGCAGCATTGGCTCTGGAAGAGATTTATGGATGACAATGAGGAGGGAGCAATTGAAATTAATGGTCAGAAATCACAGAAAAAGGGGCATGCAAATGGTTTTGATCCTGTTACCCAGTTTTAA